A DNA window from Arachis duranensis cultivar V14167 chromosome 3, aradu.V14167.gnm2.J7QH, whole genome shotgun sequence contains the following coding sequences:
- the LOC107479871 gene encoding LOW QUALITY PROTEIN: monodehydroascorbate reductase, chloroplastic/mitochondrial (The sequence of the model RefSeq protein was modified relative to this genomic sequence to represent the inferred CDS: inserted 1 base in 1 codon) — MPSSAVRRLAMAAASSSLSLKQGLLLRPSHTNPLTRPRPSSTSLPSRSFRRCYAAFANENREYVIVGGGNAAGYAARTFVEHGMADGRLCIVTKEAYAPYERPALTKAYLFPPDKKPARLPGFHTCVGSGGERQTPEWYQEKGIEMLYQDPVKDIDIEKQTLTTNSGKHLKYGSLIIATGSSASRFPEKIGGNLPGVHYIREVADADALISSLGKAKKVVVVGGGYIGMEIAAATVAWKLDTTIIFPEDHLLQRLFTPSLSRRYEELYQKNGVKILKGASIKNLEAGSDGHVAGVKLGDGSVVEADTVIVGIGAKPAVSPFERVGLNTEVGGLQVDGQFRXPDVFPKTGQIYNRTARVEHVDHARRSAQHCVKSLLTAQTHTYDYLPYFYSRVFEYEGSPRKVWWQFFGDNVGETVEIGNFDPKVATFWIESGKLKGVLLESGSPEEFQLLPKLARNQPVIDKAKLQSASSVEEALDIAWRSLQVEATV; from the exons ATGCCTTCCTCAG CAGTTCGCAGGCTCGCTATGGCAGCAGCATCCAGCTCCCTCTCACTCAAGCAGGGGCTCTTACTTCGCCCTTCGCATACCAATCCTCTCACCCGACCTCGTCCTTCTTCCACTTCCCTCCCTTCCAGAAGCTTCCGCAGATGCTACGCCGCTTTCGCCAACGAGAATCGCGAGTACGTCATCGTTGGGGGCGGAAATGCCGCGGGATATGCTGCTCGCACCTTCGTCGAACACGGCATGGCCGATGGTCGTCTTTGTATTGTCACCAAAGAG GCATATGCGCCTTACGAGCGTCCTGCACTCACAAAAGCGTATTTGTTTCCACCGGATAAGAAGCCTGCGCGCCTTCCT GGTTTTCACACCTGTGTTGGATCGGGTGGAGAAAGGCAGACTCCAGAGTGGTATCAAGAGAAGGGGATAGAG ATGTTGTACCAAGATCCAGTCAAGGATATTGATATTGAAAAGCAAACTTTGACAACTAATTCTGGAAAACATCTGAAGTATGGCTCACTTATAATTGCTACAGGGAGTTCAGCCTCGAG ATTTCCGGAGAAAATTGGGGGAAACCTACCTGGCGTTCACTATATCCGGGAGGTTGCAGATGCTGATGCACTGATTTCATCATTG ggaaaagcaaaaaaggttGTAGTTGTTGGAGGTGGATATATAGGAATGGAGATTGCTGCTGCAACAGTTGCTTGGAAACTTGATACAACA ATCATATTTCCCGAGGATCATCTCTTGCAAAGACTGTTCACTCCTTCGCTTTCCCGGAGATATGAGGAACTCTACCAAAAGAATGGTGTCAAAATATTGAAG GGTGCCtccataaaaaatttggaaGCTGGCTCTGACGGACATGTAGCTGGTGTCAAACTTGGAGATGGATCTGTTGTAGAAGCTGATACG GTAATTGTAGGCATTGGAGCAAAACCTGCTGTGAGTCCCTTTGAGCGGGTGGGCTTGAATACAGAAGTTGGTGGATTACAG GTTGATGGTCAGTTCC CACCTGATGTCTTTCCGAAAACTGGACAGATATATAACCGTACTGCTCGAGTGGAACATGTAGATCATGCTCGTCGCTCAGCACAGCACTGTGTAAAATCATTACTCACTGCACAAACTCACAC GTACGATTACCTTCCATACTTCTACTCAAGGGTGTTTGAATATGAAGGGAGCCCCAGAAAAGTATGGTGGCAGTTCTTCGGAGACAATG TCGGAGAAACAGTTGAAATTGGAAACTTTGATCCTAAAGTAGCTACCTTCTGGATTGAATCTG GTAAGCTAAAAGGAGTGCTGCTTGAAAGTGGGAGCCCTGAG gAATTTCAGCTCCTGCCTAAACTAGCCAGAAATCAACCCGTAATTGATAAGGCGAAGCTTCAAAGCGCATCTTCTGTGGAGGAGGCCCTAGACATTGCTTGGAGATCCTTGCAAGTTGAAGCTACAGTCTAA